The Roseococcus microcysteis genome contains a region encoding:
- a CDS encoding DUF721 domain-containing protein, with the protein MTKKEGAPAPLSSPAPAWRGPHELGALIPRLARPAFRRRSAAAAQIIADWPAIMGPELAAMAEPLKLSAGTLTLACTGPAAMELSLLGPVVMDRVNAHLGRVAVSRLSFRQRAPRALPVRKPVPPPAELPHDTAARLDALPEGELRAALERMAQGVFAKG; encoded by the coding sequence ATGACGAAGAAGGAGGGGGCGCCGGCGCCGCTGTCCAGCCCGGCCCCCGCCTGGCGCGGCCCGCATGAGCTGGGGGCGCTGATCCCGCGCCTGGCGCGCCCGGCCTTCCGCCGCCGCAGCGCGGCCGCCGCGCAGATCATCGCCGACTGGCCGGCCATCATGGGGCCCGAGCTGGCCGCGATGGCCGAGCCGCTGAAGCTGTCCGCGGGCACGCTGACGTTGGCCTGCACCGGGCCGGCGGCCATGGAGCTCAGCCTGTTGGGGCCGGTGGTGATGGACCGGGTGAACGCCCATCTGGGCCGGGTGGCGGTCAGCCGCCTGTCCTTCCGCCAGCGCGCCCCGCGCGCCCTGCCCGTCCGCAAACCCGTGCCCCCGCCGGCCGAACTGCCCCACGACACCGCCGCGCGGCTCGACGCCCTGCCGGAGGGCGAGTTGCGCGCGGCGCTGGAGCGCATGGCGCAGGGTGTCTTTGCCAAAGGGTGA
- a CDS encoding A/G-specific adenine glycosylase: MMKASAQDLLDWYDRGARRLPWRGTADPYRIWISEVMLQQTTVAAVGPRYARFLARFPDVAALARAEWAELAEEWAGLGYYARARNLHAAARAIMAGGTPDTVEGWRALPGIGPYTAAAIGAIALGAPVVPMDGNVERVVARLHAVEAPLPGARAELARLGQLFTAQPAMRARPGDFAQALFDLGATICTPRNPACALCPWREACRGFALGLASSLPRKAPKAARTELHGVHFALLDGEGRLLLQRRPESGLLGGMLALPGTPWRATPWTAEEASPHVPLAGVNWRPLPGEARHGFTHRDLTMTLWAARASRLPEGAESLPLEEAPRHLPSAMKKLLALLGPGFTAP; encoded by the coding sequence ATGATGAAAGCCTCCGCCCAGGACCTGCTGGATTGGTATGACCGTGGTGCCCGCCGCCTGCCCTGGCGCGGCACGGCCGACCCTTACCGCATTTGGATCAGCGAGGTCATGCTGCAACAGACCACGGTGGCCGCGGTGGGGCCACGCTATGCCCGCTTCCTGGCGCGCTTCCCCGATGTGGCGGCGCTGGCCCGGGCGGAATGGGCGGAGCTGGCGGAGGAATGGGCGGGCCTGGGCTATTACGCCCGCGCCCGCAACCTGCACGCGGCGGCGCGCGCCATCATGGCGGGCGGGACGCCCGATACGGTGGAGGGCTGGCGCGCCCTGCCCGGCATCGGCCCCTACACGGCGGCCGCCATCGGCGCGATCGCGCTGGGCGCGCCCGTGGTGCCGATGGATGGCAATGTGGAGCGCGTGGTGGCCCGGCTGCATGCGGTGGAGGCGCCGCTGCCGGGCGCGCGGGCGGAGCTGGCGCGGCTGGGCCAGCTTTTCACCGCCCAGCCGGCCATGCGCGCCCGGCCGGGCGATTTCGCCCAGGCCCTGTTCGACCTGGGCGCCACCATCTGCACCCCCCGCAATCCCGCCTGCGCGCTCTGCCCTTGGCGCGAGGCCTGCCGGGGCTTCGCGCTGGGTCTCGCATCCAGCCTGCCGCGCAAGGCGCCGAAAGCCGCGCGGACGGAACTGCATGGCGTGCACTTCGCGCTGCTGGACGGGGAAGGCCGCCTGCTGCTGCAACGCCGGCCGGAAAGCGGGCTTCTGGGCGGCATGCTGGCCCTGCCCGGCACGCCCTGGCGCGCCACCCCCTGGACCGCCGAGGAAGCCTCGCCGCACGTCCCCCTGGCCGGGGTGAACTGGCGCCCCCTGCCGGGCGAGGCGCGCCATGGCTTCACCCACCGCGACCTGACCATGACGCTCTGGGCCGCCCGCGCGTCCCGCCTGCCGGAAGGCGCCGAGAGCCTGCCGCTGGAGGAGGCCCCCCGCCACCTGCCCAGCGCCATGAAAAAGCTGCTGGCGCTGTTGGGCCCGGGATTCACGGCCCCTTAA
- a CDS encoding flagellar motor protein MotB, producing MAKRGKDKGGTIVIKKIEEGGHGHHGGAWKVAYADFVTAMMAFFLLMWLLNATTEEQRRGLADFFNPSNALATGQSGIGQPFGGMTPHSVGQMTADTGSVRIERGPRPTQSDADEDQEEVIPPIADQSNPNAPPGEENSAPPRRVAEGEAGRIEGTAEPGAGPITELGTPGSDRAMGEAAAAARERQIAAVEAEQVTLEEAADALRAAFTADPALAELARQMLVEIVPEGLRIQMLESDGTPMFGTGGAVPNERTRRAIRAVAEAVAGLPNPLTVTGHTDSTPFRGGTRTNWDLSADRANATRRLLTEGGVAETRLRGVIGMADREPLLPEDPRAAGNRRVSITLLRQAEMPR from the coding sequence TTGGCCAAGCGCGGCAAGGACAAGGGCGGCACGATCGTCATCAAGAAGATCGAGGAAGGCGGCCATGGACACCATGGCGGCGCCTGGAAGGTCGCCTACGCCGATTTCGTGACCGCCATGATGGCCTTCTTTCTGCTGATGTGGCTGCTGAACGCGACCACCGAGGAACAGCGCCGCGGCCTCGCGGATTTCTTCAACCCCTCCAATGCCCTGGCCACCGGGCAATCGGGCATCGGCCAACCCTTCGGCGGCATGACGCCGCACAGCGTGGGCCAGATGACCGCCGATACGGGCTCCGTCCGCATCGAGCGCGGGCCCCGCCCCACCCAGTCCGACGCCGATGAGGACCAGGAGGAGGTCATCCCTCCCATCGCCGACCAGTCCAACCCCAACGCCCCGCCCGGCGAGGAGAACAGCGCGCCCCCACGCCGCGTGGCGGAGGGCGAGGCCGGGCGGATCGAGGGCACGGCCGAACCCGGCGCCGGCCCCATCACCGAACTGGGCACGCCCGGCAGCGACCGCGCGATGGGCGAGGCCGCCGCCGCCGCGCGCGAACGCCAGATCGCCGCCGTGGAGGCCGAGCAGGTGACGCTGGAGGAGGCCGCCGACGCCCTGCGCGCCGCCTTCACCGCCGACCCGGCGCTGGCGGAGCTGGCGCGGCAGATGCTGGTCGAGATCGTGCCCGAGGGGCTGCGAATCCAGATGCTGGAGAGCGACGGCACGCCCATGTTCGGCACCGGCGGCGCCGTGCCCAATGAGCGTACGCGCCGCGCCATCCGGGCCGTGGCGGAAGCGGTGGCGGGCCTGCCCAACCCGCTGACCGTGACGGGCCACACCGACAGCACGCCCTTCCGCGGCGGCACCCGCACCAACTGGGACCTTTCGGCGGACCGCGCCAACGCCACGCGCCGCCTGCTGACGGAGGGCGGCGTGGCCGAGACGCGGCTGCGCGGCGTGATCGGCATGGCCGACCGCGAGCCCCTGCTCCCCGAGGACCCCCGTGCGGCGGGCAACCGCCGCGTGTCCATCACCCTCCTGCGCCAGGCGGAGATGCCGCGATGA
- the motA gene encoding flagellar motor stator protein MotA, producing the protein MTTIGGFIFLLIMVFGGYLIAGGKFDIIIKALPFEMMMIGGAAVGSFLMANSMHDVKHTLGGIGKIIKGGKFKKQDYTDLLSLLYFFVRLAQTKGAMALEPHIEKPSESAAFAKFPRILADHHATDLICDYLRMVGMNADDPHQIEDTMSRELKKIKEEELHSSHALQSVADAFPALGIVAAVLGVIKTMASIDQPPAVLGKMIGGALVGTFLGVLLAYGLTGPMASRLKGVVEEESYYYEVIRAVIVAHLHGNAPQISVETGRKVAPTQHMPSFAELDAALQELTIT; encoded by the coding sequence ATGACCACGATCGGTGGCTTCATCTTCCTGCTCATCATGGTGTTCGGCGGATATCTGATCGCTGGCGGGAAGTTCGACATCATCATCAAGGCGCTGCCCTTCGAGATGATGATGATCGGCGGCGCCGCCGTCGGTTCGTTTCTGATGGCCAACTCGATGCACGACGTGAAGCACACGCTGGGCGGCATCGGGAAGATCATCAAGGGCGGCAAATTCAAGAAGCAGGACTACACGGACCTGCTTTCGCTTCTCTACTTCTTCGTGCGGCTGGCCCAGACCAAGGGCGCGATGGCGCTGGAGCCGCATATCGAGAAGCCCAGCGAAAGCGCCGCTTTCGCCAAGTTTCCGCGCATCCTGGCCGACCACCATGCCACCGACCTGATCTGCGACTACCTCCGCATGGTGGGCATGAATGCCGATGACCCGCACCAGATCGAGGACACCATGTCGCGGGAGCTCAAGAAGATCAAAGAGGAGGAGCTGCACTCCTCCCACGCGCTCCAGAGCGTGGCCGATGCCTTCCCGGCGCTGGGGATCGTCGCGGCCGTGCTGGGCGTCATCAAGACCATGGCCTCCATTGACCAGCCGCCCGCGGTGCTGGGCAAGATGATCGGTGGCGCGCTGGTCGGCACCTTCCTGGGCGTGCTGCTGGCCTATGGCCTGACCGGCCCCATGGCCTCGCGGCTGAAGGGCGTGGTCGAAGAGGAGTCCTACTATTACGAGGTGATCCGCGCCGTCATCGTCGCCCACCTGCACGGCAATGCCCCGCAGATCTCGGTGGAGACGGGCCGCAAGGTCGCTCCCACCCAACACATGCCGAGCTTCGCGGAGCTGGACGCCGCCCTCCAGGAACTGACCATCACTTGA
- a CDS encoding PaaI family thioesterase yields MDLPEHFRAQAHSPFHDLLGIEIILWEEGLARLRCIPGPMHGNRSGIVHGGVMLALLDQANAFAGLFCPAPGRKRHAVTLDLDTRFTGQGRLGVPLIAEGRLVTAGRNVFFARGEVRDEGGTLVAFGASTHRYRSGSHALEGVPAKGADGDA; encoded by the coding sequence ATGGACCTGCCCGAACATTTCCGCGCCCAGGCGCATTCGCCCTTCCATGACCTGCTCGGCATCGAGATCATTCTCTGGGAGGAGGGGCTGGCACGGCTGCGCTGCATCCCCGGCCCCATGCACGGCAACCGCTCCGGCATCGTGCATGGCGGGGTGATGCTGGCCCTGCTGGACCAGGCCAATGCCTTCGCAGGCCTGTTCTGCCCCGCCCCGGGGCGCAAGCGCCATGCCGTGACGCTCGACCTCGACACCCGCTTCACCGGGCAGGGGCGGCTGGGCGTGCCCCTGATCGCGGAGGGGCGGCTGGTCACGGCCGGGCGCAACGTCTTCTTCGCCCGCGGCGAGGTGCGGGACGAGGGGGGCACGCTGGTGGCCTTCGGCGCTTCCACCCACCGCTACCGTTCCGGCAGCCACGCCCTGGAAGGCGTGCCGGCAAAGGGGGCCGACGGCGACGCTTGA
- a CDS encoding ABC transporter substrate-binding protein: MMPSLPKRALLTAGGAALAAAAMPGTREAQAQTPRTALVIAAQIDDLVALDPHHSFEVTGSDLLKNVYDQLFVLDPTKDTAELQPGIAESFTVSEDGKTYTFRIRQGVRFHSGNALTAADVVYSLRRPLMINRTPAFMFRSVGLTRDNVEQNVRQTGDFEVQVTFNQAYAPTLIQNLFTANIASVLDSRLVQQNAGDDMGNSWLNRNSAASGAYRLVRYQPNESYMLERNDQWWRGRANLQRVIVRHVPEAATQRLLLERGDVDVARNLTPTDITALRGRPNITLAEFPRGTIQYFSANLTFPLLQNPKVVEALKYLVDYDGIANNLLPGQVFPHQSFIPRAILGAVDTRPYTYDPDRARRLLAEAGHANGIALTIDTANSFPSLDVAQTLQASMARGGVRLEVLPATGAQVLAKFRARNHQLFIGIWGLGYPDPHYNADSFSSNPPGTDNPGKLTWRNGWDIPELTRRTESAMTERDQNARAAIYRQIQEEFMNTSPFAIFAQQQVQVAHRSNLRGYMASSPGLSAIYWLANKG, encoded by the coding sequence ATGATGCCGAGCCTTCCCAAGCGCGCCCTTCTCACCGCCGGTGGCGCCGCCCTGGCCGCCGCCGCCATGCCCGGCACGCGGGAGGCGCAGGCCCAGACGCCGCGCACCGCGCTGGTGATCGCGGCCCAGATTGACGATCTGGTGGCGCTGGACCCGCACCACTCCTTCGAGGTGACGGGCAGCGACCTGCTGAAGAACGTCTATGACCAGCTCTTCGTCCTGGACCCGACCAAGGACACGGCCGAGCTGCAGCCCGGCATCGCCGAGAGCTTCACCGTCAGCGAGGACGGCAAGACCTACACCTTCCGCATCCGCCAGGGCGTGCGCTTCCATTCGGGCAACGCGCTGACGGCGGCCGACGTGGTCTATTCGCTGCGCCGCCCGCTGATGATCAACCGCACGCCCGCCTTCATGTTCCGCAGCGTGGGCCTGACGCGCGACAATGTGGAGCAGAACGTCCGCCAGACCGGCGATTTCGAGGTGCAGGTCACCTTCAACCAGGCCTATGCGCCCACGCTGATCCAGAACCTGTTCACGGCCAACATCGCCTCTGTGCTGGACAGCCGGCTGGTGCAGCAGAATGCCGGCGACGACATGGGCAACAGCTGGCTGAACCGCAACTCCGCGGCGTCCGGCGCCTACCGTCTCGTGCGCTACCAGCCCAATGAGAGCTATATGCTGGAGCGCAACGACCAGTGGTGGCGTGGCCGCGCCAACCTGCAGCGCGTCATCGTCCGCCATGTGCCCGAGGCCGCGACGCAGCGCCTGCTGCTGGAGCGCGGCGATGTGGACGTGGCGCGCAACCTGACGCCGACCGACATCACCGCGCTGCGCGGCCGGCCCAACATCACCCTCGCGGAGTTTCCGCGCGGCACCATCCAGTATTTCAGCGCCAACCTGACCTTCCCGCTGCTGCAGAACCCGAAGGTCGTCGAGGCGCTGAAGTATCTCGTGGATTATGACGGCATTGCCAACAACCTGCTGCCGGGCCAGGTCTTCCCGCACCAGAGCTTCATCCCCCGCGCCATCCTGGGCGCGGTGGACACGCGGCCCTACACCTATGACCCCGACCGCGCCCGCCGCCTGCTGGCCGAGGCCGGCCACGCCAACGGCATCGCGCTGACCATTGATACAGCCAACAGCTTCCCCTCGCTGGACGTGGCGCAGACGCTCCAGGCCAGCATGGCCCGCGGCGGCGTGCGGCTGGAGGTGCTGCCGGCCACCGGCGCCCAGGTGCTGGCCAAGTTCCGCGCGCGGAACCACCAGCTCTTCATCGGCATCTGGGGCCTGGGCTATCCGGACCCGCACTACAATGCGGACAGCTTCAGCAGCAACCCGCCGGGCACGGACAACCCGGGCAAGCTCACCTGGCGCAATGGCTGGGACATTCCCGAGCTGACCCGCCGCACCGAATCCGCGATGACCGAGCGCGACCAGAATGCCCGCGCCGCCATCTACCGCCAGATCCAGGAGGAGTTCATGAACACCTCCCCCTTCGCGATCTTCGCGCAGCAGCAGGTGCAGGTGGCGCATCGTTCCAACCTGCGCGGCTACATGGCCAGCTCGCCAGGGCTGTCGGCCATCTATTGGCTCGCGAACAAGGGCTGA
- a CDS encoding ABC transporter permease, with amino-acid sequence MSATMGGAGALRGARRGGEFVLQVALTLLGLLAVTFFIGRVVPIDPVLAVVGDQAPRDVYEAVRAELGLDQPLWMQFWLYVQKMAVGDFGTSLVTNRPVLDDIARVFPATLELATIATIIGVVLGVPMGIAGAVYQDRWPDQLVRVIGLVGYSVPIFWLGIMGLLVFYGILGWVSGPGRLGVFFEGIVDPVTGVILIDAAIAGEWEVFWNAVSHVVLPAAVLGYFSIAYIARMTRSFMLDQLSQEYVITARAKGLSEARIIWVHALKNISVQLITVIALSYARLLEGAVLTETVFAWPGLGRYLTTALLAADMNAVLGGTLVVGAVFVGLNLLSDALYKLMDPRAR; translated from the coding sequence ATGAGCGCCACAATGGGCGGGGCCGGCGCGCTGCGAGGCGCCCGCCGGGGAGGCGAATTCGTCCTCCAGGTGGCGCTGACGCTGCTGGGCCTGCTGGCCGTCACCTTCTTCATCGGCCGGGTGGTGCCGATCGACCCGGTGCTGGCCGTGGTGGGCGACCAGGCGCCGCGCGACGTCTATGAGGCGGTGCGCGCGGAGCTGGGCCTCGACCAGCCGCTGTGGATGCAATTCTGGCTCTACGTCCAGAAGATGGCGGTGGGGGATTTCGGCACCTCGCTGGTGACGAACCGGCCGGTGCTGGACGACATCGCCCGCGTGTTCCCGGCCACGCTGGAGCTGGCCACCATCGCCACCATCATCGGCGTGGTGCTGGGCGTGCCCATGGGCATCGCGGGTGCGGTGTATCAGGACCGCTGGCCGGACCAATTGGTCCGCGTGATCGGCCTGGTGGGTTATTCCGTGCCCATCTTCTGGCTGGGCATCATGGGGCTGCTGGTCTTCTACGGCATCCTGGGCTGGGTCTCCGGCCCCGGGCGGCTCGGCGTCTTCTTCGAGGGCATCGTGGACCCGGTGACGGGTGTGATCCTGATCGACGCCGCCATCGCGGGCGAGTGGGAGGTGTTCTGGAACGCCGTCAGCCATGTGGTGCTGCCGGCCGCGGTGCTGGGCTATTTCTCCATCGCCTACATCGCGCGCATGACGCGGTCCTTCATGCTGGACCAGCTCAGCCAGGAATATGTCATCACCGCCCGCGCCAAGGGACTGTCCGAGGCGCGGATCATCTGGGTGCATGCGCTGAAGAACATCTCCGTCCAGCTCATCACCGTGATCGCGCTGTCCTATGCGCGGCTGCTGGAAGGCGCGGTGCTGACCGAGACGGTCTTCGCCTGGCCGGGCCTCGGCCGCTACCTCACCACCGCGCTGCTGGCCGCCGACATGAACGCGGTGCTGGGCGGCACGCTGGTGGTGGGCGCCGTCTTCGTGGGGCTGAACCTGCTGTCGGACGCGCTCTACAAACTCATGGACCCGAGGGCGCGATGA